The stretch of DNA taaataacatcgtTTATCCTTTCCCTACTGAAGTACAGAGAATGTAAATTCGAAAAGTGCATCCATACTGTCGTGAAAATTAATTTccttttaaaatatatttttcaaatggaTTGAAAATGCACATTTCAAAGCGAAAAGAAGGGATCAAATCAGTTCAGGAAATATCAAAGCTCGAACCACTCACTGAAATCAGTCGTTAAGCATAACCTAAAGAGATTCGACTACGACCGAAATCCTATTCTCCTGTTTTTTTAACTAGTTTTTGCTATTGATTGtgaaattaaacaaaacaaactgaaacacctGAATTCACTCAGATAAATTCGGACAGCAGAAGACTTTATCTTACTTTTTTGTGTAGTATATGCCAAGAATACATCAAACCTGAAGTTCCAGGACCAGACTTTGGAGATTTAGAAAGGCATCGGAAGATATCTACATAGGTGTTGAAGACGTAGAAATAGAAGCTATTGAACTGGGCGCGAACAAAACAATAACTGTTAGGGCCATCTGCTGAACCATCAAATTGTTGGACGAACAAAGTTTGAATAACAAatagaaatttaaataaaaccATACTCGATTAAATTGTTTAGAATGAAAAAATCCTGTCCTGTCCATATCCTCAGCATTAGCTATACAGTAACTTTGTGTCCTTCTCAAGCGTTGACAGTTCCCCAGTTCCGCCTTATTATGCTACCTTTTCATTCATTACTgtcattacatttttgtgtacTTGAAATGTATCATAATGAAGGTATTTACAAGGTAACTGAATAAATTTCCATTgcacctcaataaagcaatgtattTTTATTACAGTGTATATGTTTCCAGGgattacgtggataccatcaacatcgtctaatCAATGACTTTTATGTCAATCAATAATGCGGAATTAGTACGATATTAAGCCGACTGTTTTACTCGTCACTTGAGGACAACCCAGAGccttttgcaagtagtgaaatgtaacgacaggaactACTGCATTGCACCAAGGAgtagtgtaaatcaacatcaatttatatgAGTCCATGTTCCTCTTAGCTTAACGCCGAATTCAAAATGctatgaacttgtcgaaagttcCTCTGATgtcactacttgcatataaGAAACATCTGTAAGAAAATTTGATTCCGACCTAGGCAGATATCTAATTTTTCTATGTCGAACGAACGACTTTCACTTTGTGTGaagattagcgttacgtaacataagGAGGAGGGgggtttgtcttgcgttactttttgttaaataggggggggggggggggagggggtcaaAAAATGGCATTTTTAGTGTTACGTAATCTGTGCACGACGCATTAGAAAAATACTAATTTCGAATGGGTATCAACTTTCTTTTGACCACGAAATTATTGAAGTAgtactttcagcctcctgggctggttcgtctcagtaaAAAGGCCTAAACAGTGCCCCTAGGTACATTAATTAATTTTACAGGCAGATACAGATTAACAAATTAACAGTAATACAATAAGCAAAAGTGTTCACGTCACGAGAATTTCAACTCATTTCAACTTTTGATTTCTTCTCTCTCCTTCTTATtcttaactagctgacccggcaaactacgtcccgtccaaaatttatttttcgttatcacatccttGTTTTCTTACTAGGCGaacattcatgggtccaatcgcagaactgttcattgattgatcaaccaatctaccctttaaaataatgttttactataAAAGTTCAGTACTTcgcgacattataatatcagattattttcagacacaattctcgtgtaaGATTtctcatccacttgcaaataatatgaataaatgtttgatacagaaaatattatagacATATGAATACAAAtatgaataaagacagccctaaatcggacaactcCTTTCTCTAGGTTCGCTCTTTTCAACACATTCGgctatccatttttatttatatagatcaatcattttcaaccggtggggaattcccccctagtggggaatttAGTCATTGAAAGCGGGGAATTGCGCCAGGGAATATTGcacatttacttcgttttgacgatgacaattattagcaaaaattgccacaaaaacATTATTGGAGACGCTAAAATTTGCGTTCTAAATCTAAgatgtaatgttcaattgaacaacttcgAAATGTTTGAAAGGCTTTCGTCAGTGAACGATGACGGAAAagacgacgaaacagtacagaagaccataaaaaaggaaattgtacagcatttgtcaagaCTTATCCCGTgtaaacttgaaacatattttccttatatcaaagaacaaatttggacatggtttgaaatGTCTTCCGAGTGGCAGTGATGAaggtttcggatcaatttcagaacaaagTCTTCAATCTACAAATGATCGATTCTTATCCTGATATGCGGAACAAACGTTACAAATGTTGTTGTCTTTCGCATAGAATTTAAGTGAATCTGATTTCCTACACAAAGTGGATATCGAAGACATAAGGTGTGCTTTTTCgacaacgttctcaagaattacgattttggcggaaatcgTACAGGCGCAGGTGCCATACTGACTTGTCAAAACTTTATAAACCTTTTTTGTTatcagatacaagtataaaatcaaatttgttgcgaaACTTGAAACCCGTTCGTATTCTTACATTACTTCACTGATATGCTACAAactttcttacaaaatactgatagggatgaagcactgggattaatttCCGCAAAGGGGGGAAAagagcaaaaaaggttgaaaaccaatgatatagatagaagacgatataggagtgcgttttatcacattaaaatccatttccactttcgaacaaagatcaatttcccGTAGCGcaaacaacgcttgtcaatatgtaattgtagaacatatgcgaattaaatttttcgaattttccaaaaattttcaatttgttccatttgtttgattagttctcgagttatgcagaagtttgtgttttatttgtatggctgcCTCCTTTTAAAAAGGGGGGAGGagcgtcgaaccaccatagaaacatttatcaatCCCTGAAACCTCTATATGTCAAGCTTGATtcaatttacttgattagttctcgagccaTTCAACCGTGTGGCCAGTGAGGAAACGTCCGCGTTGTCCGGAGACCTCGGGGGTTCttgttcgccttgtcgcgaaggAGAAGAACTAAGATCTAGGCCACCACGAATAAcggaaatcgcggataacgcgataaacgactgaaaatgaggtgcaaacacgaaataaagatatttcagcatgaaaactatgttttatcaatacagaaagagttaaactatccatctgtaaggtcgtgtacaccagtgatcagataatgtgaaagccatgatcaaaacaaaagagcaagtgcctacctctcactgacaaattttgggACGCTCGATAGAATTACTAGTATTACTAATTACTAGcgccttctatctgagttgcattagggtgaccatgaaaaaacgtgttttttctgcttgaacttttatattttaaattctacatcaaaactgtcttcatgcaacatttagagcttatcgataccaacattttgcgatgcagaacttgtctatatcttaatcctacttaaaattattgatggttttttacccaaaaactcatcacaaatcacacatcatgttgcgtgaaatatgttctttcaaatgccgccaacaaactttgtttacgttcgccccagaaagaatgacaaacaaatgaaagagcatgttttttgggaagaaatatcaataactttgagtaaagttgagagttctgcatcgaaaaatatttgtattagtaagctctaaaagtctttcgaagacattttgcatgtaaaattttaaatatgaaaggtagagcaaaaaacagacttgtagcatgtagcatgtTGAATATATGGAATTCCACCTTAAGAGCTAGGTGTGGGAACATATTTGACGTCATCTCATACCCTCTCGATGGGTGgtgtaaagtacccggtcccatGCCAGTGGTTGCAGTCCATTGACAAGTAGGTCTCGTTATCTATTATGACCACGACATCGCGCTTCGCTGGGAAAATGTTTTTCACCAGCATCTTTAGTCGCTCCTTGCTACCTTGGCTACCATGACTGTTGATAGATCACAGTAGCCATGACAGAAGCAGGAGTGACATGCTTTTAGATTTGTGCTTATTCTAGTTTTACCTTCCAACTAATAAAGACATGAAATCCTCAAACTCTCATAATTTATTTGACTACTGAGAAGGTAACATTTTTGGCGACGAGGTTGAAGCCTGAAGATTCTTCCGAGATGACCACCGAATATGGAACTCAAGCCGGATCCGAAGCTGGAGCAAGTGGAGGAGAAATTCCGTTGTCCGTTGTGATGCAGCAAATGGCCGAGCAAAACAGCCGTTTGATGAAGTTACTGGAACAGTTCACCGGTAACCAAGCAACGTCAACACAGCAAAACGCTCCAGAGAAAATTCTCGAATCCCTTGCAACCAACCTTAAGGAGTTTCACTTCGATCCGGAAAACGGGTTGACTTTCGATCGCTGGTTTTCTAAGTACGAGGATCTATTCAGGCAGGATGGCAGAAGCTTGGACGATGCCGCGAAGGTTAGACTTTTGCTGCGGAGTCTCAGTGTTCCGGTGCACGAGAAATTCCTCAACTACCTGCTGCCGTCCCACCCACGCGATTTCACCTTCGACGAAGTTGTAGACGAGATGAAGCAGATTTTTGGTCAGCATAAATCTCTGTTCAGCAAGCGCTACGACTGCCTCAATATTGAGAAGAACGAAGCCGACGATTTCGTAACGTATGCTGGAATCGTCAACCGTCAATGTGAGGATTTTGAACTTCAGAAGCTCACCGTGGATCAGTTCAAGAGCCTGGTGTTCATCTGCGGTTTCAAGTCATCGAAGGACACCGACGTCAGGACCCGACTTCTGTCGAAGCTCGAGTCCGATCAAGCTGAAACCATCAACCTGGCAGGACTGGTCACCGAGTGCCAACGACTGTCGAATCTTAAACACGACACGGCGTTGGTCGAGAAGAAACCGACATCTTCAGCGGTCCAGGCAGTTCGGCAGTCAAAGAAGCAGCCGAACAACCAGATGAAGTCATCAGCAGACATCAAGACACCTCCATCACCGTGTTGGCAATGCGGCGCAATGCATTTTGTGAAGGACTGCAAATTTTCGAAGCACACCTGCAAACAGTGCGGGAAAGTGGGCCACAAAGACGGATACTGTGGTTTTTTTTCCAAGTCATCAACTACGGAGTCGAAAGCTggttccaagaagaagaagcctttCAACACGAAGGTTATTCAAATCGTGAAGCAGGTCCGTAGTCCGTAGAAGGTCCGTAGAAGGTTCATCACCGTCAATTTCAACGGAAAATCGGCCGAGCTCCAATTGGACTGTGGTTCCGACATCACCGTTATCAGCACACACACGTGGAAAATGATTGGCTCACCGTCATCAACGGTGACTAGCGTAGAAGCATCAACGGCATCAAGGGAACCACTCGAATACTATAGGGAAAACTACGAAGGCATCGGTCTGCTACATCACATCAGTTGAATATCTGAACGTCATCGGACTGGACTGTTTGGACGCGTTTGACTTATGGTCGAAGCCGCTTGCTGCCAACTGCAATCAGGTGAATCTTTCCAATTTTTCGCCTTCCTCTGATCAGCACTTCCGCCGGTCGATTTTTAGGACTGGGCAGCACCCATCGTCGTTGTCAAGAAACCGGGGGGAAAAGTGCGTGTATGTGCCGATTACTCGACTGGGCTCAACGCAGCACTGGAGACCAACACCCACCCTCTTCCTACCCCGGAGGAGATCTTCAGCAAGCTATCCGGCAGTCAAGTTTTCAGCATCATCGACCTGTCGGATGCCTACCTTCAGGTGGAGGTCGATGACGAATCCAAGAAGCTGTTGACGATTAACACCCACCGTGGGTTATTCCGTTTCAACCGATTGGCTCCAGGGGTCAAGTCAGCACCCGGTGCATTCCAGCAGCTAATGGCGAAAATGGTTTCGGGTCTACGTGGTGTGGAAGTTTTCCTCGACGATATTCTGGTGCACAGCAAGACTCTCGTGGATCATAACCGAATCATCCACATGCTTTTCAACCGTCTGCGTGACTATGGATTCCGTCTACGTGTGGAGAAGTGCCGATTCCACCAGGATCAAATCAAGTATCTTGGACATATCGTTTCTGCTAAAGGTATCCAACCCGATCCAGCCAAGATTGCAGCCATTTCGAAAATGCCCGCACCAACTTACGTTCCCACCTTGCGCTCGTTCTTGGGTGCAGTCAACTTGTACGGCAAATTCGTCCGCGAGATGCACCAACTACGCCATCCGTTAGACAACCTTCTGAAAAAGGACACGAAGTTCGATTGGAGTAAGGAGTGTCAGCACGCTTTCCAAAACATCAAAAAAGTGCTACAATCTGGTCTGTTGCTCACCCACTACAATCCAGAGCAAGAGATTATCGTGGCAGGAGATGCGTCAAAAACTGGCATTGGTGCAGTTATTCTTCATCGTTTTCCGAACGGCATCATCAAGGCTGTGTCACATGCATCGAGATCGCTGACTGTAGCAGCAGAACTATagccaaatcaaaaaagaaGCGTTGGCATTGGTTTTTGCTTGCACGAAGTTACATCGTTTGCTGTGGGGTCGTCGGTTCACGCTTCAAACGGACCATCAACCATTGCTGAGAATTTTCGGATCCAAAAAGGGCATTCCTGTACATACCGCAAATCGACTCCAACGATGGGCCCTGACACTTGTGGGATACGATTTCCACATCGAATACGTATCAACTCAAGATTTCGGTTACGCTGACGTACTTTCCCGGCTTATCAGCAACCATCCGAAACCCGACGAAGAAGCAGTCATCGCTATGGTTCGAGTCGAAGATGACGTTAGTTCCTGTTTCCATGACTCTATTCAAGATTTCCAGTCACCCACGAGAGTCTGAAGATCGCCACTAAGAAGAATTTGGGATCGTCCATTTCCGTACAGCTCCGTATCATCCACAATCAAACGGGCAAGCGGAGAGGTTTGTGGACACCTTGAAGagatcgctgaagaaaattgtcGGCGAAGGAGAGAGGTCAACCCTTACTGCGCTTCAAACGTTCCTGTACGTCTACAGATCCACTCCATCAGCGGTTTTGAGTGGACAATCTCCAGCCGAGGTAATGCTTGGACGCAAGATGAGGACAACTTTGGACCTGTTACGACAGTCACCCAAACCAAAATTTCACCCACAACATCAACCAATCAAGTTTCAAGATTACCACTGCTACCAAATTAGAGGGAGAGATGCTACCTTGGCTACCATGACTGTTGATAGATCACAGTAGCCATGACAGAAGCAGGAGTGACATGCTTTTAGATTTGTGCTTATTCTAGTTTTACCTTCCAACTAATAAAGACATGAAATCCTCAAGCTCTCATAATTTATTTGACTACTGAGAAGGAAACACTCCTATTGGGAGATTACCTTCCGCTCAGACACCGCCGTCCTCAACTGACGCTTtcgcataaaaatgttcattttaAGGTACTTCTTCACCGTTTAGTCGGTTGCCCCTACTGTTTAGGCAAAGGTGCGGAACGATGAGGCCATCTTGCTCTCGGCCTTCCTTTTTAGCTTCTGCTGCATTTTACGATTGAGCAGCACATTCGGGCGGCCGAAACTAGGTTTACGTTCGACGCTCTCGCTTTTCTCCGGAAGTTAGAGGATGTTTCAAATCCTGAATCAGCTATATCAGACAGACACGAAGTGCCACACGATGTCCAACTTCTTCGTTCCGGGGTGGAGCTGCAGTACAAAGCATCGAGCGCAGTTGATTGACCATGTTTACTGCAAATCAACTAATAGGGGCGTCGAAGCTAATTGTAGAAGGCTTAATAAGGAAAAAAGTCCATTGAATTATCTTccgtagttttttttatcgccatccgaaattagtttttaatgCATAAGTTTAACTCGATTTATACGATTTCTGTAACACGAATAATCAAAGTTGCACCAATGGCTTTtgttagaaaaatatttttacaggGTTAATGGGTTAAGTGTTTAACCGattgtttttttctaaaaaaaatcgccGTGACAATAAATGGATTGTTTTTGACGACCTACACTTTTGAAGGCATATTTATACCAACATCTAATAATAATATTCCCGCCTATTTGAATTCTACGAAGTATCAAACTTGTCTCatcaacatttctccattctctCACCACTCACCTTTGTCCGAACCATGTGGGAGTGCATCCAGATAAATATCTCTCATTTTCTTGGAGtggttcaacatttttacaTATTCCCGCCGTGCTTTGATTCGCACTTCACAAAGATCAGCGTGTATCTCCGATCGAACCGCACCGGAACTTTCCTCTCCCCCTGGCATAGCTTCCACTCGCTCACGCATGTTCGCTACGAATCCGCGGTACTGGCTTTCGGTGTAGCTATTCACATCATCCAGTAGAGTTTCGTCCAAGGTTCCTACTCCTAGCAACGTCAGTAGATCGTTATTGCTAGAATCTTTATTCATTTTTGTCTGCCCATTATTATGCTGTGCCGAATTTTGCGCCGAAAATAAATCCTTCATGTTATCAGTTTCCTGACCATTGACATTGTAAAATGTGTTATCCAGAAGCTGAAGCGAAATTTCCGTTAGTAAGAAGTTTAGGTTCATGTTGCAAGTTCCTTCCGTTTTTAGAGCCAAAATGTGAGGACTCTAGAGACTGAAAacacaaaataattttcaaaaatatcaatGCAAAACAACAActatattgtttatttttctccgtCTTCCCTGTCAGCGCCGGTAAATATGTGTTATGGTGCGTTTATACTAAATAGAAATTGactgatttgtttgtttctttgtttttaagaggctttaaactttgcagttcattcgcctctaattgacTGATTTAAAATTTGCATTCTTTTTATCAGTGCACTGACTAATGCAGGGATGCCAGATATTATGACATTTCTCCACCACCTTTTAGTAAAATGCCAAAATCCCGTAAATTAAATTAACCAATAGAAACCTACTTCTCCATTGTGCTTGATTATCTTTTTCTCAGTTCCAGTCTCACATTTTTATATTAATATGTATATATTCTCCCTGACAGCTGCACAATATCGGATGTCGGATTTTTTTGTTGATAATAATATATCCTGTCTGTCTGAGTATGGAGTGTTACAagtaacccagcaaacattaaatcgcataacaagcgtatatataacatcatatgccctaaattttggttggcatataatgcacctaactggcatatgcatgcaaaagtggaggccatatacatacatggcaaatgcttaccgaattagtttggatgaatatgcaactttgaccgactataatagcgattatgttcaaattgaatttcgatctaatatgaatatattcatgaattgtcaacgcacctaatatgacttttgccatactcatatacaatttattacagacatagaaaaaaaaaccaaatggagcaaaatatttttgtaaatcttttattatagcctcacgaatcgccaattttatatatgagtatttatatttgtagaaataataattattaaatttacttgtgttgggagtggattataaatgttcaaaatggcacagattgatgtttggtgaaaactgatcCGATGTGGGCTCGAACTcctgtcgtctggattatcatccaccagctatctcgcgcggctatctgaaatttaattcaacagcggttaaaactcatacatatgattcgatatgatataaccTAATACATTCTATGCAGTAGGATCAGTCATTCCTGGTTTCCGAGCCATATAAGagccacttttttttaaatttaattattttattctttcgtatgtgttcagacattgctgttatgaaatgaaacttgtcaatgttagagcatttcattgacatttcaatatgatgtaatatgttctttattaggagctaatatgatttactgtttcatgattttcttcagcatgcaacacgatttactgcagtactgaatcgatttaaattatacacttatacgacacacaaactgcatcagcgtaatatacgcatatgatgtggattaaatatattttatgacaatgtacatcataatactgatgtttgttataccgaattgcgacttaatttgataatgatatataaaatcgagtttttacattttatgcgatttcaaatatacacgatacatactttgatcgatattatatgcgattatgatttattctgatttcttgtaagacttagcacgtgcaaaattatacgatttaatgtttgctgggaatatAGCACCGACGCAAATACCTCCAACACTTATGAAACACCGCTGATAAATTCGTCGCAAGTGCAGTTCCTAAAAGTTGAACTGATATACAAACAGGATACAGTGAAACGCAGTTaataaaattcgaaaattcaattcaaaaagCGAACAGTATTTCCCTGCATTGAACGTTCTGAAACAGGCTGCTGTTTTTGTTCTCGTGAGTCCCTGTTTCTGGTGTCTGACATGATTGGCTCAAGGAAAGACGGTGTAACAACCAGACGCGCCAAGTTTGGAGCAGAAGATGGTCTCACCGCGTGTGATGAGATGTCTATCTCACAACTCGCCGACATGCTCTCGTCAAAACTAGAAAGCACGAAAACAGATATTTGTCGGAAGATAGACAACGAGTTGGCCGATGCGAAATCAGAAATCAAATCTGAGCTAAATAATGTACGTGAAGAGTTGCACAAGTCTATCGGTGAACTAAAATCATCTGTTCATCACAACAAGCTAGCAATGAAAACAGCGAATGAAGCAATATCTCGCTCTCGTGCAAGTAACGACTTGATCGTTAGTGGAGTGCCATACTTACAAAGCGAAGATCTAATGATTTAATTCGTCAAATGGTGTCATGGATATCCCGATAACCTCATACCGCTAGTCGATGCTCGCCGCCTTTCAAAATCCGCTTTGACGCCTGGAAAATTTACCATATCTTGCTGCAGTTTGCCATCACCAATCACCGCAACGACTTTTTTGCTAAATATCTGCGGATGAGATTACTCACATTGGAGCAGATTGGATTTAAGTCTCGCAACAGAATATATTTGAACGAAACCCTAACTGCAGCTGACAGGTATTTGAAATCAAAAGCTTCAACTGTGTTGTGGACAACTCTATTTTGCCGCGCTTCGGATACCGTGTTGATCCGTCGCAGCTCAAACCCGCAGGACTCGCGCATGACAGCATGACTGTCATTGAGTGATGCTAAAGATGCGCATACATGTATTTCAATGTGGTTGTCATTTGGTTGTTGGTTACTTTTGTTATTGTTGTGGAGAGAGTCAATTGTTTATCGTCCATCACCAAATGTATCCGTCTAGTatgtagcaaataaaattcgtatTTATTCTTTGTAACCGTGCGCGTTTCAATAACCCTGTCGTGATATTGTCCCAGTGCAAGTCCAGGATACCGCGGTACAAAAAACTGCTAAGAATCAGGGGAAGCTGCAATCCGTGTTCACGAAAAACGAGATCATCTGTGTTAAGAAGACTGCTGATGGGGATCCACATCAATTATTGTCGGAGGATCAGCTGGTGGAGTTTCTACAATCGAATTAAAACCTTTCCAGAAAACGCTCTTTCTCCTATTCCTCTCCTGAAAGTTATAGCCGATCACTCATGATATACCCATCCAAATAAGCGCTCTCTTTCCTTCCTCTCCATCCCTAGCTCTTTCCTATGAATCCCTTCCTAGCTGGAGTTTGTTGCTGTTGGTGCCTGCCGTTGCTGCGGATTGTTTTTGTATTGAGAGCTGTTGAATGAAATACGAGACCGGATTCTTTTTGGATGAGTTCTGTTACTGCCGATTATTGAATTATATATTAATAAAGATGAATTATTACACTTGTTTTTTTCCcgttcataatttttttctttgctgtGGTATTTTTGCGTCCACTGCATTATATGGGAAAACATTATTCGTAAGAGATGTTTGTCTTTGGAATTCTCTTTCCAATCATATGAGaaatcaaaaatcattcacAACATTCAAGACGCAATGCAAAGAATACCTGAATtaaattggattacgattccaataccacaaaagcaaaagcagcaggtttccatttccatagtttttattttttagattttccaaaacaatactcggaacttgacagttcagcatagttgtattggtgaacccaagtgcgaacccgtgaaacatctcagtgcgaacccaacagctttcgggttgaacctagtgcgaaactgggttgaaactgaatgaataaaaaaacgttggtTAAATTTTATCTGTggaaaagagtcaaatatttggcttcggtcaaacagtgtatgagctcCCTCGAGGTGTACTCGACAggtacttcggacgccactttcctctgacgctcgatacgtccgaagtaacaaagcaatcaaaacaacacgaaatcgcacttcggtcattttgagttttttgttattttcgggtgtagATACCGTTGCACTTGCACTCGCACGTTGTACTaaagtgcaattcaacgagtgataacaataatgatctacttttagcacgaagtgcaagtATTTGGATCGTTGCGCAGTAGTTACATTCACATTTTCATCGTGcaatttgtccaatgtacaaagcggtcagtcaaaacgtccaatgtaacatttttcgctcggacGCTTCAgtttcaaactaaaatcacacAGCAACTATTACGATtgttttttcagagttattattgactgctattAGTAAAATTaatgataaagatcgataccttTTGAAACAATGTTCcgattttcaacttttcaaacgTGACGGgaaaaatatttggcttcgacCACTTGTATGACCACCCTTACAAGAAAAACAAACTCTGAATGAAAAAATGGCACCCCTAACCGACTGTCGGTAAAACTTAGAAAATAACAGTCGGTGAAATAGTGAGAGTTCACAAAGCGTAGAAATTGTCAAATGCTACAAACAAGGAGAAaatttttatcaacattttgtgAACGTTGAGTATATATCACAGATACGAGTTTAACGAAAGGTCCAGTGAGAATGAATGAGTGCGCTGCAAACTAGATTTTGAATTCCTCTGAAAGTAGCTACCTATTCTACACATTCGAAGATTTGAGAAAATGAGGTAACCATTGGAAAAAATAGTCGAACATCTGGTTCGAGCAAACGATTTCTATTCTGCTCAATATTGCTACATTCAAAATTTGTACGGATGATTACTAATCTAATTAGTTGGGCATTTTATTTTGTGTTTTGATTTCACTTTTATCTGTTTTCTTTCTAAACGTTCAGCTTCGCATTCCTATGCTTTTCCCCTCCCTGCGTCCAATAGAACTGCAGGCAACTATTATTGCGCTGATTAAGCAAAAGAATCAGAATTTTCGTTCCCGTTGTTTACGCGAAGCTCTGAAACTGATATTTGTTTAGATTCGTTCGGTATacgatgttttgtttttgtcatCGTCA from Toxorhynchites rutilus septentrionalis strain SRP chromosome 3, ASM2978413v1, whole genome shotgun sequence encodes:
- the LOC129773114 gene encoding uncharacterized protein LOC129773114; the encoded protein is MNLNFLLTEISLQLLDNTFYNVNGQETDNMKDLFSAQNSAQHNNGQTKMNKDSSNNDLLTLLGVGTLDETLLDDVNSYTESQYRGFVANMRERVEAMPGGEESSGAVRSEIHADLCEVRIKARREYVKMLNHSKKMRDIYLDALPHGSDKDWESAKYNEEERNMLLNEYNSLLYLLKHVLADVQDRMQCERALRIIEGARETT